One Legionella lansingensis genomic region harbors:
- a CDS encoding DUF6790 family protein gives MPNLIGLILGNFGLAMLALAVLMILINCLVDRQLSFFEISFRWLSLLPLGVTAIYAFAMHAFFPNFTAEQIGWQNSPFQFEVAMANLGFGVIAILAFKASFGFRLATVIGNTLWLWGDALGHAAQILVARNYTIGNAGSWFWMDILMPLLLIICLIFIDHKSGLKRQTSLEINHTRG, from the coding sequence ATGCCGAATTTAATAGGACTTATCCTCGGTAATTTTGGTTTAGCCATGTTGGCTTTAGCTGTGTTGATGATTTTGATTAATTGTTTGGTGGACCGACAACTATCTTTTTTTGAGATCAGTTTTCGCTGGTTGAGTCTCTTACCTTTGGGCGTCACCGCAATTTACGCTTTTGCCATGCATGCTTTTTTCCCTAACTTTACCGCCGAGCAAATAGGGTGGCAAAATAGTCCCTTTCAGTTTGAGGTAGCAATGGCCAATTTGGGTTTTGGCGTTATCGCTATCCTCGCATTTAAAGCAAGTTTTGGTTTTCGTCTAGCCACGGTTATTGGGAATACACTGTGGCTATGGGGTGATGCTTTAGGGCACGCCGCACAGATCCTAGTCGCACGCAACTACACCATTGGTAACGCAGGTTCGTGGTTTTGGATGGACATTTTGATGCCGCTATTGCTGATTATTTGCTTAATCTTTATTGACCATAAGTCAGGATTGAAACGCCAAACCTCTCTGGAGATAAACCACACAAGAGGATAA
- the rpsT gene encoding 30S ribosomal protein S20, translating into MANIKSAIKRARQNVKLRKHNASARSMYRTYVKNVIKAVEAGDQEAARAAYAKAQPIIDKAAGKGLIHKNKAARIKSRLCARVKGMAA; encoded by the coding sequence GTGGCAAATATTAAATCAGCGATCAAGCGTGCCCGCCAAAACGTAAAATTGCGTAAACATAACGCCAGTGCGCGTTCAATGTATCGTACCTACGTTAAAAATGTGATTAAAGCCGTTGAAGCCGGCGATCAAGAAGCCGCTCGCGCTGCCTATGCCAAAGCACAACCTATCATCGACAAAGCAGCTGGTAAAGGCCTAATTCACAAAAATAAAGCTGCTCGCATAAAAAGCCGTCTTTGTGCCCGCGTTAAGGGAATGGCTGCTTAA
- a CDS encoding ZIP family metal transporter, whose amino-acid sequence MPVSLFNIGLYSLLATLSMIVGGFAATIYRPSDKLTSAAQHFASGVVLAAVAKELIPKLGANQPLPALIIGFCFGIFSMLVLKLFANKLTEKETEQTGVSPGLVTTVGIDLFIDGVLIGIAFLAGTQSGLLIAIALALEILFLGVSTTAALGNRAVSIKLRLLIIILLALLIPLGSITGAGLLSQLPPAVTEGLLAFGVAALLYLVTEELLVEAHEGSIETPFITASFFIGFLCILLLENMTA is encoded by the coding sequence ATGCCCGTTTCACTATTTAACATCGGTCTCTATTCTCTCTTGGCAACCTTAAGTATGATCGTTGGCGGTTTCGCTGCAACGATTTATCGCCCTAGTGATAAATTGACCAGTGCAGCACAACACTTCGCTTCTGGTGTGGTTTTGGCAGCAGTAGCAAAAGAACTTATTCCCAAATTAGGCGCTAATCAACCCCTACCGGCTCTAATCATTGGTTTTTGTTTCGGCATTTTCAGTATGCTTGTTCTTAAATTATTTGCCAACAAACTAACAGAGAAAGAGACAGAGCAAACTGGTGTTTCACCCGGTTTAGTTACGACCGTTGGTATTGATTTATTCATCGATGGGGTTTTGATTGGCATCGCTTTTTTGGCAGGTACACAAAGCGGTCTTCTCATTGCCATTGCTTTAGCCTTGGAAATTCTTTTTTTAGGGGTGTCTACAACAGCCGCCTTGGGCAATCGTGCTGTTAGCATAAAACTCCGACTTCTGATTATTATCCTTCTTGCTTTACTGATTCCACTAGGGAGCATAACTGGAGCTGGCCTATTATCCCAATTGCCGCCAGCGGTGACCGAGGGACTCTTGGCCTTCGGGGTAGCTGCTCTCCTTTATTTAGTTACTGAGGAATTACTTGTCGAAGCGCATGAAGGATCAATTGAAACCCCATTCATTACAGCAAGTTTCTTCATCGGCTTTTTATGCATTTTGCTGTTAGAAAACATGACGGCTTAA